A region from the Aegilops tauschii subsp. strangulata cultivar AL8/78 chromosome 5, Aet v6.0, whole genome shotgun sequence genome encodes:
- the LOC109782642 gene encoding uncharacterized protein, whose protein sequence is MKNAHGENWEEEHPDLDGQIIYEAAGRMPHGRLGIANELFSKAEKAKFKSKRVMASQPVRSAREDRLERENKHLKRENKRLRGIELVVQSLAEKGGVDFDGIMQSAAADLSTSDSEGGIRRGRGDVHQSEPEKGMGSRTGGSTSHGHDDEDDYYGSEGDDDYGEGGLYGYEQYDYYGGEGYNNDYEDEEYNEYGNHNDDWP, encoded by the exons ATGAAAAATGCTCATGGAGAAAATTGGGAAGAGGAGCACCCAGATTTAGATGGACAAATCATCTATGAGGCAGCAGGTAGAATGCCACATGGCAGGCTGGGAATTGCTAATGAGTTATTTAGCAAAGCAGAGAAGGCGAAGTTTAAGTCTAAAAGGGTGATGGCCTCACAACCGGTGCGGTCTGCTAGGGAGGACCGTCTAGAAAGAGAGAACAAACATTTGAAGCGGGAGAACAAGCGTCTTCGAGGCATTGAGCTTGTTGTGCAG TCATTGGCTGAGAAAGGGGGAGTGGACTTTGATGGCATAATGCAATCAGCTGCGGCTGACTTG TCTACATCAGATTCGGAAGGCGGAATTCGTAGGGGACGAGGTGATGTGCATCAAAGCGAACCTGAAAAG GGAATGGGAAGCAGGACTGGAGGCAGTACCAGTCatggacatgatgatgaggatgactaCTATGGCAGCGAGGGAGATGATGACTATGGCGAGGGTGGTCTATATGGTTATGAGCAGTATGATTACTATGGTGGTGAGGGATATAATAATGACTATGAAGATGAGGAATATAATGAGTATGGCAATCATAATGATGATTGGCCATAA